The following are encoded in a window of Terriglobia bacterium genomic DNA:
- a CDS encoding NAD(P)/FAD-dependent oxidoreductase, producing the protein MLPMTQNVNWPRVVIVGAGFAGINAAKALGRAPVNVTVVDRKNHHTFQPLLYQVALAVLSPAEIASPVRAVLRNARNVEVLLGEVTGFDLEKRLVRLDGAGDAQPLSLPYDYLVVASGATHAYFGHPEWAEFAPGLKTLEDAINIRRRVLMVFENAERDAIAGQSGPPLNFVVIGAGPTGVELAGAIADISKRYMEHDFRAIDPSKARIILLEGGPRVLPVYPEDLSLSAERQLKEMGVEVRTNALVTNLEPGMVTVGKEKIPATVVLWGAGVSASPLGKLLGAPADRAGRVIVEPDLSVPGHPEVLVVGDLAAAYMKAEKTGAAAQANAGTAALAKKMVPGVAPAAIQMGKFAARQIKRAVAGKPREEFHYLDKGTLATIGRSRAVGDFGRFHVSGYFAWLAWLFIHVFFLIGFRNRFMVMLEWAWAYITYKSNARLITGEEESQPEEKPKVKAR; encoded by the coding sequence ATGTTACCGATGACACAGAACGTCAATTGGCCTCGAGTGGTCATTGTGGGAGCGGGTTTTGCCGGGATCAACGCTGCCAAGGCCCTGGGACGCGCCCCGGTGAACGTCACGGTGGTTGACCGCAAGAACCATCATACGTTCCAACCCTTGCTGTATCAGGTGGCACTGGCGGTGCTTTCCCCCGCGGAAATAGCCTCTCCCGTGCGTGCCGTGCTGCGAAACGCCCGCAATGTTGAAGTCCTGCTGGGGGAGGTTACGGGCTTTGACCTGGAAAAGCGCCTGGTCCGACTGGACGGCGCGGGCGATGCCCAGCCTTTGAGCCTGCCTTACGACTATCTGGTGGTGGCTTCCGGGGCGACGCACGCCTATTTTGGCCATCCGGAGTGGGCCGAGTTTGCGCCTGGGCTAAAGACCTTAGAGGACGCCATCAACATTCGCCGCCGCGTTCTGATGGTTTTTGAGAACGCTGAACGCGACGCCATTGCTGGCCAGTCCGGGCCGCCCCTGAACTTTGTGGTGATTGGCGCCGGACCCACCGGCGTGGAGCTTGCCGGGGCCATCGCCGACATTTCCAAGCGCTATATGGAACACGACTTCCGCGCCATTGATCCCAGCAAAGCGCGCATCATTTTGCTGGAAGGCGGCCCGCGCGTGCTGCCGGTCTATCCCGAAGACCTTTCTCTCAGCGCCGAGCGCCAGCTTAAGGAGATGGGCGTGGAGGTCCGCACCAACGCGCTGGTCACCAACCTTGAACCCGGCATGGTGACCGTGGGCAAAGAGAAGATTCCTGCGACGGTCGTGCTGTGGGGAGCAGGCGTGTCAGCGTCGCCGCTGGGAAAGTTGCTGGGCGCTCCGGCGGACAGGGCGGGTCGCGTGATCGTGGAACCGGACCTGAGCGTGCCCGGTCATCCTGAAGTTCTTGTCGTCGGCGACCTGGCGGCAGCGTACATGAAAGCCGAAAAAACCGGCGCTGCTGCGCAGGCGAACGCCGGCACGGCAGCGCTGGCCAAGAAAATGGTCCCCGGCGTTGCGCCTGCGGCCATTCAGATGGGCAAATTCGCGGCCCGGCAAATTAAGCGCGCCGTCGCCGGCAAACCGCGCGAAGAATTTCATTACCTGGACAAAGGCACGCTGGCCACCATCGGACGCTCGCGCGCCGTGGGCGACTTCGGTAGGTTCCATGTCTCCGGCTATTTTGCCTGGCTGGCATGGTTGTTCATCCACGTGTTCTTCCTCATCGGCTTCCGCAACCGCTTCATGGTCATGCTGGAGTGGGCCTGGGCTTACATCACCTACAAGAGCAATGCCCGGCTGATCACCGGAGAAGAAGAAAGCCAGCCTGAAGAGAAGCCGAAAGTCAAAGCCAGGTGA
- a CDS encoding lactonase family protein produces MKALILSLVAISVLLLVGCGGGGPVIHIGSPVGPFVLTVSPASSNVSSFKGSNSGAISPISSPAAGTSPSAILLQSPEIDLINVFVTDSATNRLTLLNLDFQSGVLTNTGFSVPVGSNPMGLALWGGATVANAPQPQFGFVYVLNQGSSSISVFNITDRFGHLSEVPGSPFATPPNPQAVTVANLGDAINVSVVVYVAAGNQQLAGYHANADGSLTALPALGVSAGTNISWVAARGLFLYASDTANNQILGFKIQSNGSLVAVGPGVPAGAQPGAINANAFSTFLYAANQGSNNISGYRLDPVTGVLTPLAGFPVATGTTPVNLSAVDGRQHMYVANQGSNNLSAFSVDFNTGALTPIPGSPFPVAASPRAVEAYFVMNVD; encoded by the coding sequence ATGAAAGCTCTTATCCTATCTCTTGTAGCTATATCGGTCTTATTGCTCGTAGGATGCGGCGGCGGAGGCCCGGTCATCCACATAGGTAGTCCGGTAGGCCCGTTCGTGCTTACCGTCAGCCCCGCGTCTTCCAACGTCTCCAGCTTCAAAGGAAGCAACAGCGGAGCGATTTCTCCCATCTCGTCGCCCGCCGCCGGGACGTCGCCTTCGGCCATCCTTCTTCAGTCGCCGGAGATTGATTTGATCAATGTTTTTGTCACCGACTCCGCCACCAACCGGCTGACGCTGCTCAATCTGGACTTCCAGAGCGGCGTGCTGACCAACACCGGATTTTCCGTGCCGGTAGGCTCGAATCCCATGGGGCTTGCGCTGTGGGGCGGGGCCACCGTGGCAAACGCGCCGCAGCCGCAGTTCGGCTTTGTGTATGTGCTGAACCAGGGATCCAGCAGCATTTCAGTATTCAACATCACAGACAGATTTGGGCATCTGAGTGAAGTTCCGGGATCTCCCTTTGCCACGCCGCCCAACCCGCAGGCCGTCACCGTCGCCAATCTCGGCGACGCGATCAATGTTTCAGTCGTGGTCTATGTGGCGGCCGGCAACCAGCAGTTGGCCGGATATCATGCCAATGCTGATGGCTCGCTCACCGCGCTGCCTGCTTTGGGAGTAAGCGCCGGCACCAACATCAGTTGGGTCGCGGCGCGTGGACTATTTCTCTACGCTTCTGACACCGCCAACAACCAGATCCTGGGATTCAAGATACAGAGCAACGGCAGCCTGGTGGCTGTAGGCCCGGGAGTTCCGGCCGGCGCGCAGCCCGGCGCCATCAATGCCAACGCATTTAGTACGTTCCTCTACGCCGCCAATCAAGGCAGCAACAATATTTCCGGCTACCGTCTGGATCCGGTCACCGGTGTGCTGACGCCGCTGGCTGGCTTCCCGGTGGCCACGGGAACCACGCCGGTAAATCTGTCTGCGGTGGATGGACGCCAGCACATGTACGTGGCCAACCAGGGCTCCAATAACCTGAGCGCGTTTTCGGTTGACTTCAACACTGGCGCTCTTACCCCGATTCCCGGCTCGCCGTTTCCTGTGGCTGCTTCGCCGCGCGCCGTCGAAGCCTATTTTGTGATGAACGTGGATTGA
- a CDS encoding VTT domain-containing protein: MDSFLSLIARHGYSIIFLSVFAESVGLPLPAALAMVAGGAAAASGILSAPAVFAICFGGMVVGDLLVYFFGRRMGWFLLAFLCKVSVNPETCILRSAESFYKRGKTTLVIAKFIPGIATMAAPLAGSMKMRLGQFLLYDAAGATLYTLVYAGLGYLFHNFLGVMVHGFQTAGRAVEIVVVLAVAAYIAYRAWLYWTHRVYRVVPRIPVELLVEKVRSDDSGKIVLADVRSHGYYDSGSERILGSIRLEPNNLAEAIASLPKDREIYLYCT; this comes from the coding sequence ATGGACAGTTTTCTGAGCCTGATCGCGCGCCACGGATACTCCATTATCTTTCTCTCCGTGTTTGCCGAATCCGTGGGCCTGCCGTTGCCGGCGGCGCTGGCCATGGTGGCTGGCGGAGCGGCGGCGGCTTCAGGAATCTTGAGCGCGCCCGCGGTGTTCGCCATCTGCTTTGGGGGCATGGTCGTCGGCGACCTTCTGGTCTATTTCTTCGGACGCCGCATGGGCTGGTTCCTGCTGGCATTTCTTTGCAAAGTCTCGGTCAATCCGGAAACCTGCATCCTGCGCTCCGCCGAGTCGTTTTACAAACGTGGCAAGACCACGCTGGTCATCGCCAAGTTTATTCCCGGCATCGCCACCATGGCCGCGCCCCTGGCCGGCAGCATGAAGATGCGTCTGGGACAGTTCCTGCTGTATGACGCCGCCGGGGCCACGCTATACACCTTGGTCTACGCCGGGCTGGGGTATCTCTTCCATAACTTCCTGGGCGTGATGGTGCACGGCTTTCAAACCGCCGGCCGCGCCGTGGAGATCGTGGTGGTGCTGGCGGTGGCCGCCTACATCGCCTACCGCGCATGGCTGTACTGGACGCACCGCGTGTATCGCGTGGTGCCCCGCATTCCGGTGGAATTGCTGGTGGAGAAGGTCCGCTCTGACGACTCCGGCAAAATCGTTCTCGCCGACGTGCGCAGCCACGGCTATTACGATTCCGGATCAGAGCGCATCCTGGGGTCCATTCGCCTGGAGCCCAACAACCTGGCGGAGGCCATCGCTTCCTTGCCCAAGGACCGCGAGATCTATCTCTACTGTACTTGA